AGGTGGAGCCCACGCTCAATGGTCGATGGGTCGGCACTCATGTACGTGATCAGTTCGCGCAGGACCTGTCGCGCGAGGCTGTCGATCTCATCATCTCTCTCGCACACCGACTTCGCGAGTTTTGCATCCTCAGTGATAAAAGAACGCAGGCTGTCGCTGACCATGCGGACAACGCCTTCGGCCATGCGAGGTATGTCGAGCAGGGGTTTCACGGGAGCGCGCTCCACCAGGAACATGGCGCTTTCGGCGATGTTGACCGCATGATCCGCCATCCTCTCAAGGTCGCTATTCATCTTCAGGATCATGAGCACGGTCCTGAGATCCCTGGCGATGGGCTGGTACTGGGCGATGAGTGTGGTGCAAAGCTCATCCAGCCCTATCTCCAGCGCATTCGCCCGCGGTTCGTCCCGGTCGATTACATTACTGAGCATGATGCGGTCTTTTCTCATCAGGCCCTGGATGGCCTTGTCAATCATAGTTTCAACGAGGCTGCCATACTCGATAAGTTGCTCTTTCAGCGCGGGCAGTCTGTCTTCCAGCATGTGTGCCCCCTACGTTCTATAGACCGGGTTTGAATTCACACCGGTATCAGCCAAATTTTCCCGTTAGATATTCTTCGGTCCGTTTATCTTTAGGCACTGTGAAGAGCTTCTCGGTTGGTCCGAATTCGACCAGTTCACCGAGGTAGATGAATGCCGTATAGTCCGAGATGCGGGCTGCCTGGGGAATGTTATGCGTAACCTGGATAATCGTCACCGTGTTTTTCAGGTGGACAACCAGTTCCTCTATGTGCGTCGTCGATTTAGGATCGAGCGCCGACGTCGGTTCGTCCAGCAGGATTATCTCCGGGTCCATTGCAAGGGCCCGCGCTATGCAGAGCCTCTGCTGTTGCCCTCCCGAGAGGAACGTGCCCTTTCGATGCAGGACATCCTTCACCTCGTCCCATAGGGCCGCTTTCTTCAAAGACTCCTCAACGATCCGGTCCCTATCCACCTTGGCAACCCTGATACCGTTGAGATTGTAGCCGGCTATCACGTTGTCGTAGATGCTCATAGTGGGAAAGGGATTGGGTCGCTGAAAGACCATGCCGATCTTGCGCCGCACAATGATTGGATCGATGTCAAACACGTCTTCGTTATCGAGGAGGATTTTCCCGGAAACGCGGGCGTTGGGAATAAGCTCATGCATGCGGTTGATGCAGCGTATGAGAGTAGTTTTGCCGCAGCCCGATGGTCCCATCACCGCCGTAATCTTGTTCCTGAAGATAGAGAGGTTGATATCCTTCAGGACCTGATTGCTATCGAAGCCTGCTGAGAAATGCTCGATCTTTAGAACTGGACCTTCCATTTCCTCATCCCAACTTTTGCAAGCAGATTAAGCGCAAGGACAAAAACGAGCAACACGAAGGAAGCGCCCCACGCAAGGGCATGCCACTCAGGATATGGACTGGTGGCATAGTTGAAGACGGTAAGAGGGAGGGCGCTGACCGGCTTGAAAAGGCTGAGCGCCATGAAGGGGCTTCCAAAGGCCGTGAAGAGAAGCGGCGCCGTCTCGCCCGCTATACGGGCAACTGCGAGGAGCATTCCTGTGACTATCCCGCTCAGGCCGGCCGGCAGTATCACTTTGAGGATAGTTCTCGGATAGGAGACCCCCAGCGCCAACGATGCCTCTTTCAATGTATCCGGAATAAGCTTCAGCGTCTCTTCAGTCGACATCACAATGACCGGAAGCATCATGATCCCGAGTGCCACGCCGCCGGATACTGCGGAAAAAGAACCAAAGGGCTTCACCACCCAGACGTACGCGATGATGCCGATGACAATCGAGGGTATACCCATCAATATCTCGACCGACAGGCGCGAGAGATAAGCGAACTTCCCCTTCCTGTATTCGGACAGATAAATCCCGGTCAGTATGCCGAGCGGGACTGCAATGATGCTGGCAAGCACGATCAATAGAGCGCTGCCGAGGATGGCATTGCTGATCCCCCCACCTGTCTCGCCCACCGGTGCTGGAAGTTTTGTGAGGAAATTCCAGTTGATCGACGTGATCCCGTTCTTCGAGATAAAAAAGAGTATGAAGAACATCGGCAGGATAGAACAGAAAGAGAGGAAGACCACTACAACCTGAAAAGCTCGATCCGCAAAAATTCTCCTCCTCAATGCGCTGTCTTTCATGTCACGCTCGTTTTGATAATGACGACCTTGCCTATGACGTTGATCACCGTAGTGACCACGAAGAGCAGCAACGCAAGCTCGACAAGGCTGGAAAGATAGACCGCCCCTGTTGCTTCCGTGAACTCGTTCGCGATGACGCTGGCCATGGTGTTGGCGGGGCTGAAGATGCTCGTTGGAAGAAAATTTGAGTTGCCTATGAGCATGGTGACAGCCATGGTTTCACCCAGAGCCCTTCCCAGGGAAAGCAGGACGCCTGCGAATATACCCGACCGTGCGTAGGGGAGAATCACCTTGCGCACCACTTCAAACCTGGTTGCGCCCAGCGAGAGCGCAGCTTCCTTGAGATCAGTGGGGACAAGGTTTATCACTTCCCTGCCCAACGAGGCTGAATAAGGTATGATCATGACCGCGAGGATAAGAGATGATGCGAGGATACCGACCCCGTACGGTGCGGCGCCAAGCTCGACCTCTATGAAGCGGATAATGGGAATGAAAAAGAAAAGGCCCCAGAAACCATAGATGACTGACGGGACACCAGCGAGCAGTTCGATGACAGTCTTTACGAAGGAGGAGGCTTTTCCTTCACGGTAATAGTAACCGAGAAAAATGGAGATGGGTATAGAAAAGAAGGTTGAAATGAGCAGGGCCAGGAATGACGTCACCAGCGTACCCACGAGAAAAGGGAGTGCGCCGAATTGAGACGTGACCGGGTCCCATGTGCGACCAATGAGAAACCTGATGCCCAGTTTCTTGATTGACGGCAGCGAGGCGAAAAGCAGCGAGAGGAAGATCGCGATGAGGAGTACCAGGACGCTTACACCCGCAAGATAGAGAATTTTGCGAAATGCAGGTTCGGAAAGAGTGAGGCCTGCTCTGTAGCGCAGGCGCGCTGCTTGCGCCTGCGTTTCTTGATCCGCCCGGTTCATCGGTTGAATCATCTGCCCAGTCGATTCTAACATAGATATAGTTCTCATCAAGCAGGTTTGCTATATGGTACGGCTTCGGGTTACTTCATGACGGGTTTTCCCCCGTAGGTGACAGCCTTGATCAGCCTTTCCGCTTTGTCCGCCGCTGCCTTGGAAAGCGGCGCGTACTCCATGGGCTCAGCGTACTTCTGGCCCTGGTGCGTCATCCACCATACAAGCTTCACGAGTTCATCCACCTTGTCCTGCGCACGGTCGCCGTACTGCTGCTCCTTGTACATGAGGATCCACGTGAAGCCGGCCACAGGATAACCGTCGGCCGCGTCCGTGTCCGTGAGGCTGACCATCATGTTGTCGGGCAGGGTAATATTGGCTGCTTTGCTTGTTGACGCTATCGACGGCTTTACCCAGTTGCCTTTCTTGTTCTTGATGTCGGCAAAAGCCATCTTGTTCTGGAGCGCATAAATGAGCTCTACGTAGCCAATGCTTCCGGGTGTCTGCTGGACGAGCCCGGCCACCCCGGGATTGCCTTTTCCGCCGA
The Syntrophorhabdales bacterium DNA segment above includes these coding regions:
- the pstA gene encoding phosphate ABC transporter permease PstA, translated to MKDSALRRRIFADRAFQVVVVFLSFCSILPMFFILFFISKNGITSINWNFLTKLPAPVGETGGGISNAILGSALLIVLASIIAVPLGILTGIYLSEYRKGKFAYLSRLSVEILMGIPSIVIGIIAYVWVVKPFGSFSAVSGGVALGIMMLPVIVMSTEETLKLIPDTLKEASLALGVSYPRTILKVILPAGLSGIVTGMLLAVARIAGETAPLLFTAFGSPFMALSLFKPVSALPLTVFNYATSPYPEWHALAWGASFVLLVFVLALNLLAKVGMRKWKVQF
- the pstB gene encoding phosphate ABC transporter ATP-binding protein PstB, with the protein product MEGPVLKIEHFSAGFDSNQVLKDINLSIFRNKITAVMGPSGCGKTTLIRCINRMHELIPNARVSGKILLDNEDVFDIDPIIVRRKIGMVFQRPNPFPTMSIYDNVIAGYNLNGIRVAKVDRDRIVEESLKKAALWDEVKDVLHRKGTFLSGGQQQRLCIARALAMDPEIILLDEPTSALDPKSTTHIEELVVHLKNTVTIIQVTHNIPQAARISDYTAFIYLGELVEFGPTEKLFTVPKDKRTEEYLTGKFG
- the pstC gene encoding phosphate ABC transporter permease subunit PstC yields the protein MLESTGQMIQPMNRADQETQAQAARLRYRAGLTLSEPAFRKILYLAGVSVLVLLIAIFLSLLFASLPSIKKLGIRFLIGRTWDPVTSQFGALPFLVGTLVTSFLALLISTFFSIPISIFLGYYYREGKASSFVKTVIELLAGVPSVIYGFWGLFFFIPIIRFIEVELGAAPYGVGILASSLILAVMIIPYSASLGREVINLVPTDLKEAALSLGATRFEVVRKVILPYARSGIFAGVLLSLGRALGETMAVTMLIGNSNFLPTSIFSPANTMASVIANEFTEATGAVYLSSLVELALLLFVVTTVINVIGKVVIIKTSVT
- the phoU gene encoding phosphate signaling complex protein PhoU codes for the protein MLEDRLPALKEQLIEYGSLVETMIDKAIQGLMRKDRIMLSNVIDRDEPRANALEIGLDELCTTLIAQYQPIARDLRTVLMILKMNSDLERMADHAVNIAESAMFLVERAPVKPLLDIPRMAEGVVRMVSDSLRSFITEDAKLAKSVCERDDEIDSLARQVLRELITYMSADPSTIERGLHLLDIAGNLERIADLSTNIGEDVIFMVEGRVIKHHKEEE